Part of the Aquimarina sp. MAR_2010_214 genome is shown below.
TTTTTGGTTTTACACTCTATAATATGGGATATGAAGTATTACCAGAAAAAGTTACCGACGAAGTAAAAGGGTAATCTTTTTAACTTAGAACTTGTCTTAAAAAAATAAAAAATCCGTTTTCTGAAAAGAGGCGGATTTTTTGTTAAAGTTCAATATATTTGAGTAATGTTAAAAGTAGACAATATATCCTTCGCTTATGATAAACTTCCTGTTTTAAAAAACGTTAGTTTTACTATTAAAAAAGGGCAGCATATTGCCCTAATTGGTGCCAGTGGTTGTGGAAAAAGTACCTTGTTAAAAATCATTTATGGCCTTTTACAGGTGCAGGAAGGAGAACTATCCTGGAATGGCACTAAAATATTAGGGCCTCTTTTTAATCTTGTTCCCGGTGAAGAAAACATGAAATACCTCTCACAGGGTTTTGAGCTACAATCCTATCGTAGTGTCGCGGAAAATATTGGCCAATATTTGTCTAATTTTCAACCAGAGTTAAAACAAGGTCGGGTAGATGAGTTACTCGACATTGTAGAAATGACTGATTTTGCTGACACCAAAGTCGAAAACCTGAGTGGTGGTCAAAAACAAAGAGTAGCACTGGCAAAAGCATTAGCCAAAAGACCAGAATTATTACTGCTTGATGAACCTTTTGGCAATATTGATAACTTCAGACGTAGTTCTTTGAGAAGAAATCTATTTAGATATCTAAAACGTAATAAAATTACAAGTATCACCGCTACACATGATAAAACAGATATTCTCTCTTTTACAGATCAGACAATTGTTATTCGCCAGGGTAAAATTTTAACTCAAAAAGATACGATCACTTTATATCAAAACCCTACCGATTATTATATTGCCGCCCTCTTTGGAGAAGTAAACGAAATACAACTTTCTTCATTTACAACATCTGATAGTCAGGATACTATTTTGGTCTATCCTCATGAGATAGAAGTTAATCCTAATTCTATGATAAAAGTACGAGTGAAAAACGCATATTTCAAT
Proteins encoded:
- a CDS encoding ABC transporter ATP-binding protein, which codes for MLKVDNISFAYDKLPVLKNVSFTIKKGQHIALIGASGCGKSTLLKIIYGLLQVQEGELSWNGTKILGPLFNLVPGEENMKYLSQGFELQSYRSVAENIGQYLSNFQPELKQGRVDELLDIVEMTDFADTKVENLSGGQKQRVALAKALAKRPELLLLDEPFGNIDNFRRSSLRRNLFRYLKRNKITSITATHDKTDILSFTDQTIVIRQGKILTQKDTITLYQNPTDYYIAALFGEVNEIQLSSFTTSDSQDTILVYPHEIEVNPNSMIKVRVKNAYFNGSHYLIEAVLDNTILFFNHHSKLTAPKMIGITIPEEIIEKRK